One genomic segment of Pandoraea sputorum includes these proteins:
- a CDS encoding amino acid ABC transporter permease → MTEFSIVDMLRGLILAGRWTLALSAIAFVCGGLVALLLLVIRVGRVQWAARAVALYIEVFQGTPLLMQLFLVFFGLPLLGLEVSPWVAAAVCLTLYTSAYLTEIWRGCVDAIPHGQWEASSSLAMRYGEQLRHVILPQALRIAIAPTVGFSVQVVKSTALASIIGFDELTKTGTMLTNATFQPFTVYGLVALLYFAACYPLSLWARHLERKLHVAN, encoded by the coding sequence ATGACCGAGTTCTCTATCGTGGACATGCTGCGCGGGCTGATCCTCGCCGGACGCTGGACGCTTGCGCTATCCGCCATCGCCTTCGTGTGCGGCGGCCTGGTCGCGCTGCTGCTTCTGGTGATTCGCGTCGGGCGCGTGCAATGGGCCGCGCGCGCCGTGGCGCTGTACATCGAAGTGTTTCAGGGCACCCCGCTGCTCATGCAGCTCTTTCTGGTGTTCTTCGGACTGCCGTTGCTCGGGCTGGAAGTGTCGCCGTGGGTGGCCGCGGCCGTGTGTCTCACGCTCTACACGAGCGCTTACCTGACGGAAATCTGGCGCGGCTGCGTCGACGCCATTCCGCACGGTCAATGGGAGGCGTCGTCCAGTCTGGCGATGCGTTACGGCGAACAACTGCGTCACGTGATCCTTCCGCAGGCGCTGCGCATCGCGATTGCGCCGACCGTCGGCTTCTCGGTGCAGGTCGTCAAGAGCACGGCGCTCGCGTCGATCATTGGCTTCGACGAACTCACCAAGACCGGCACCATGCTCACCAATGCGACGTTCCAGCCGTTCACCGTGTACGGCCTCGTTGCGCTGCTCTACTTCGCCGCCTGCTATCCGCTGTCGCTGTGGGCGCGTCATCTCGAAAGGAAACTCCATGTCGCTAATTAA
- the urtB gene encoding urea ABC transporter permease subunit UrtB produces MITIRRWTAAALVLLSLGAALTLSHPARAAVTDADLTALAGDDFDAKAQAIDHLAADGSPQAAALLKALADDSAVTVGERLAIQKDDKYVDPITGAPVKADDAGSLTLNNVLRAKVATAAAAGALLSTDHDARAQAIDTMLQNPSPAFKTLIEQARQKEIDPALLKRLDQLWAQSALHDTDPKKRREAIDLIASAGDPQMRDLLLPIVARQADGTYAEPDATVRSAADIALTQLAAAQRRSEFFGTVFAGLSLGSVLLLAALGLAITYGLIGVINMAHGEFLMVGAYATYVVQTLFQRFLPGAFDFYLVAAVPAAFVVAAALGFVLERTVIKHLYGRPLETLLTTFGISLLLIQAVRTLFGAQNVEVINPSWMSGGVAVLPNLMLPYNRIVILVFALVVVALTWSVLNLTRLGLFIRAVTQNRSMAACVGVKTGRVDSYAFAFGAGIAGLGGCALSQIGNVGPDLGQSYIIDSFMAVVLGGVGQLAGTIVGAFGLGIANKLLEPVWGAVLAKIAVLILIVLFIQKRPQGMFALKGRSAEA; encoded by the coding sequence ATGATAACGATAAGACGCTGGACCGCTGCCGCCCTTGTCCTGCTTTCACTGGGCGCTGCGCTGACCCTCTCCCACCCCGCACGTGCCGCCGTCACCGACGCCGACCTTACCGCCCTCGCGGGCGACGATTTCGACGCCAAGGCACAAGCCATCGATCACCTCGCCGCCGACGGTTCGCCGCAGGCGGCTGCACTCCTCAAGGCACTGGCCGACGACTCGGCCGTGACCGTGGGCGAGCGCCTCGCGATTCAGAAGGACGACAAATACGTCGATCCGATCACGGGTGCGCCCGTCAAAGCCGACGACGCCGGGTCGCTGACGCTGAACAACGTGCTGCGCGCAAAGGTGGCAACGGCCGCCGCCGCCGGTGCGCTGCTGTCGACCGATCACGACGCCCGTGCGCAAGCCATCGACACGATGTTGCAGAACCCGTCGCCCGCGTTCAAGACGTTGATCGAACAAGCGCGTCAGAAGGAGATCGATCCCGCGTTGCTCAAACGTCTCGATCAGCTCTGGGCGCAATCGGCCCTGCACGACACCGATCCGAAGAAACGCCGTGAAGCCATCGATCTGATTGCCTCCGCTGGCGATCCGCAGATGCGCGACCTGCTGCTGCCCATCGTCGCCAGGCAAGCGGACGGCACCTATGCCGAGCCCGACGCCACGGTACGCAGCGCCGCCGACATCGCGCTCACACAACTGGCCGCCGCACAGCGCCGCAGTGAGTTCTTCGGCACGGTGTTCGCCGGTCTGTCACTCGGTAGCGTGCTGCTGCTCGCCGCACTCGGTCTGGCGATCACCTACGGCCTGATCGGCGTCATCAATATGGCGCACGGCGAGTTTCTGATGGTCGGCGCGTATGCCACCTACGTCGTGCAAACGCTATTCCAGCGCTTCCTGCCGGGGGCGTTCGACTTCTACCTCGTCGCCGCCGTGCCCGCCGCGTTCGTCGTGGCCGCCGCGCTCGGATTCGTGCTGGAGCGCACCGTCATCAAGCATTTGTACGGACGTCCGCTGGAGACGCTGCTCACCACGTTCGGTATCAGCCTGCTCCTGATTCAGGCGGTGCGTACGCTGTTCGGCGCGCAGAACGTGGAGGTCATCAATCCGTCGTGGATGAGCGGCGGTGTCGCTGTGCTGCCGAATCTGATGCTGCCGTACAACCGCATCGTGATTCTGGTGTTCGCACTGGTCGTGGTGGCGCTCACGTGGTCGGTGCTCAATCTCACGCGCCTCGGCCTGTTCATTCGCGCTGTGACGCAGAACCGTTCGATGGCCGCGTGCGTCGGCGTGAAAACGGGACGCGTGGACAGCTACGCCTTCGCTTTCGGTGCGGGCATTGCCGGTCTCGGCGGCTGCGCCCTCTCGCAGATCGGCAACGTCGGCCCGGACCTCGGTCAGAGCTACATCATCGATTCGTTCATGGCCGTGGTGCTGGGCGGCGTGGGCCAACTCGCGGGGACGATCGTCGGCGCATTCGGTCTGGGCATCGCCAACAAACTGCTCGAACCCGTGTGGGGTGCCGTGCTCGCGAAGATCGCCGTGCTGATCCTGATCGTGCTGTTCATCCAGAAACGCCCGCAGGGCATGTTTGCGCTCAAAGGGCGCAGTGCGGAGGCCTGA
- a CDS encoding HupE/UreJ family protein: protein MARLEHTIDAHNAPPVSARSTDAGRPRHATVRARVATGLALLATSGVALAHPGHPGHDAVSSFAAGFLHPLTGADHLCAMIVVGLWSSLTSKRVWAAPLAFVAMLAAGGLLGMMHWFSLPGVEPMIAVSLLVLGLMLATRAQLPGWAGAAVVGTFAVFHGFAHGAELPTEASAMHYMAGFLVATGTLHCLGIAAGVALRHRTAWVPRVLGAGVLAYGVTLLVAAA, encoded by the coding sequence ATGGCTCGCCTCGAACACACGATTGACGCGCACAATGCGCCCCCCGTCTCTGCCCGCTCGACCGACGCCGGTCGTCCTCGCCACGCTACGGTCCGTGCCCGCGTGGCGACCGGCCTTGCGTTGCTCGCCACATCGGGTGTCGCGCTGGCCCACCCGGGGCATCCCGGTCATGACGCCGTGAGCAGTTTCGCCGCCGGTTTCCTGCACCCGCTGACCGGCGCGGATCACCTCTGCGCAATGATCGTCGTGGGGCTGTGGAGTTCGCTGACGTCCAAACGCGTCTGGGCGGCACCGCTCGCGTTCGTCGCCATGCTCGCGGCCGGCGGCCTGCTCGGCATGATGCATTGGTTCTCCCTGCCCGGCGTGGAGCCGATGATCGCCGTCTCGCTGCTCGTCCTCGGTCTGATGCTCGCGACGCGTGCGCAACTGCCGGGATGGGCGGGCGCAGCGGTCGTCGGCACGTTTGCCGTCTTCCACGGTTTCGCCCACGGCGCCGAGCTGCCGACCGAAGCGAGCGCGATGCATTACATGGCCGGTTTCCTCGTCGCGACCGGCACGCTGCACTGCCTCGGCATCGCTGCCGGTGTGGCGCTGCGCCATCGCACGGCGTGGGTGCCGCGCGTGCTGGGTGCAGGCGTGCTGGCCTATGGCGTAACGCTGCTCGTGGCAGCCGCCTGA
- the urtA gene encoding urea ABC transporter substrate-binding protein has protein sequence MAPNLFAQSKQPIKVGILHSLSGTMAISETSLKDVALMTIADINAKGGVMGRPLEAVVVDPASNWPLFAEKARQLLTKDKVAAVFGCWTSVSRKSVLPVFEELNGLLYYPVQYEGEEMSKNVFYTGAAPNQQAIPAVEYLMGKEGGSAKRFFLLGTDYVYPRTTNKILRAFLHSKGVADKDIQEVYTPFGHSDYQTIVANIKQFAQGGKTTVISTINGDSNVPFYKELGNQGIKATDVPVVAFSVGEEELRGIDTKPLVGHLAAWNYFMSVKNPTNEAFKKEWFAYVKAKGLPGGDKRVTNDPMEATYVGMHMWKQAVEKAGSVDVDKVRTAMIGQSFKSPDGFDMVMDGNHHLHKPVMIGEIRPDGQFNVVWKTKAPVRAQPWSPFIAGNEGKPDKV, from the coding sequence ATGGCGCCCAACTTGTTCGCGCAGAGCAAACAGCCCATCAAGGTCGGTATCCTGCATTCGCTCTCGGGCACGATGGCCATCTCGGAGACGTCGCTCAAGGACGTCGCCCTCATGACCATTGCCGACATCAACGCCAAAGGCGGCGTGATGGGCCGTCCGCTCGAAGCCGTGGTCGTGGACCCCGCCTCGAACTGGCCGCTCTTCGCCGAGAAAGCACGTCAGTTGCTCACCAAGGACAAAGTCGCCGCCGTATTCGGCTGCTGGACGTCGGTGTCGCGCAAGTCGGTGCTGCCTGTCTTCGAAGAACTCAACGGTCTGCTTTACTACCCGGTGCAGTACGAAGGCGAAGAGATGTCGAAGAACGTCTTCTATACGGGCGCTGCGCCGAATCAGCAGGCGATCCCGGCAGTCGAGTATCTGATGGGCAAGGAAGGCGGCAGCGCCAAGCGCTTCTTCCTGCTCGGCACCGACTACGTCTATCCGCGCACGACCAACAAGATCCTGCGCGCCTTCCTGCACTCGAAGGGTGTCGCCGACAAGGACATTCAGGAGGTCTACACGCCGTTCGGTCACAGCGACTATCAGACCATCGTCGCCAACATCAAACAGTTCGCACAGGGTGGCAAGACCACCGTGATCTCCACGATCAACGGCGATTCGAACGTGCCGTTCTATAAAGAGCTCGGCAATCAGGGCATCAAGGCGACGGACGTGCCGGTCGTCGCGTTCTCCGTTGGCGAAGAGGAATTGCGCGGCATCGACACCAAGCCGCTCGTGGGCCATCTGGCCGCGTGGAACTACTTCATGTCGGTCAAGAACCCGACCAACGAAGCGTTCAAGAAGGAATGGTTCGCCTACGTGAAGGCCAAGGGTCTGCCCGGTGGCGACAAGCGCGTGACGAACGATCCGATGGAAGCCACCTACGTTGGCATGCATATGTGGAAGCAGGCCGTCGAGAAGGCGGGCAGCGTGGACGTCGACAAGGTGCGCACCGCCATGATCGGCCAATCGTTCAAGTCGCCGGACGGCTTCGACATGGTCATGGACGGCAATCACCACCTGCACAAGCCGGTGATGATCGGCGAAATCCGCCCGGACGGTCAGTTCAACGTGGTGTGGAAGACGAAGGCGCCGGTGCGCGCCCAGCCGTGGAGCCCGTTCATCGCGGGTAACGAAGGCAAGCCCGACAAGGTCTGA
- a CDS encoding urease accessory protein UreD, producing MASTETGWHAELTLGFERHHARTVLATRRHQGPLVVQKSLHPEGPGICHAVVVHPPGGIAGGDALSIDIDVGHDSHAVLTTPGATKWYKSQGRFGTQDITLTVHDGAKLDWLPLENIVFEHADARQRVTVRLGENATVIGWDATLLGRQAAGEQWTEGRWRSNFALRDAQDRLLWAEQAVLGADDPQRTGATGLASFPVFAALWAVGPACTRELAETLAEGLPFSEDIRAGITCLPGNVLVLRVLGREMETVRQLLIAHWLKLRPIVHGAPAEPLRIWAT from the coding sequence ATGGCGTCGACGGAAACCGGCTGGCACGCCGAGCTGACGCTCGGCTTCGAGCGCCATCACGCCCGCACGGTGCTCGCAACGCGCCGTCATCAGGGGCCACTCGTCGTACAGAAGTCGTTGCATCCGGAAGGCCCCGGCATCTGTCACGCGGTCGTCGTGCATCCGCCCGGCGGCATCGCGGGTGGCGACGCGTTGTCCATCGACATCGATGTCGGCCACGACAGCCACGCCGTGCTGACGACGCCCGGTGCGACGAAGTGGTACAAGTCGCAAGGCCGCTTTGGCACGCAGGACATTACGCTGACGGTGCACGACGGCGCGAAGCTCGACTGGCTGCCGCTGGAGAACATCGTGTTCGAGCATGCGGATGCGCGTCAGCGCGTGACGGTGCGTCTTGGCGAGAACGCGACCGTCATCGGCTGGGACGCGACGCTGCTCGGCCGTCAGGCGGCAGGTGAGCAGTGGACAGAAGGCCGCTGGCGCTCGAATTTCGCACTGCGCGACGCGCAGGATCGTCTGCTGTGGGCGGAGCAGGCGGTGCTCGGGGCGGATGATCCACAGCGCACCGGCGCGACCGGCCTCGCGAGCTTCCCCGTGTTCGCGGCACTCTGGGCGGTCGGGCCAGCCTGTACACGCGAGTTGGCCGAGACCCTGGCCGAGGGACTGCCGTTCAGCGAGGACATCCGTGCCGGTATCACGTGCCTGCCCGGTAATGTCCTCGTGTTGCGCGTGCTCGGCCGAGAGATGGAGACGGTGCGCCAATTGCTGATCGCTCATTGGCTCAAGCTACGTCCGATCGTGCATGGGGCACCGGCCGAGCCGCTTCGGATCTGGGCGACGTGA
- a CDS encoding amino acid ABC transporter permease, translated as MHYVLDFADLRQYFALFVRGAALTIALTAVSTVIGVVIGALCAAAREEGSNGFRFFAGLYVELFRNTPFIVQLFFIFFGLPSVGIHIDETSAAIIAMSLNLGAYATEIIRAGMRAVPRGLSEAGLSLAMTRGQILRHVILPQAFAKVFPALASQIVIVMLGSAVVSQISVPDLSYAANFVQSRTFRAFESYLIVTALYLVLAIALRRVLMRAARRLFRGMVKGGAR; from the coding sequence ATGCACTACGTCCTTGATTTCGCCGACCTGCGGCAGTACTTCGCGCTGTTCGTGCGCGGTGCCGCGCTAACGATTGCGCTCACAGCCGTCTCCACGGTCATCGGCGTGGTCATCGGTGCGCTGTGCGCCGCCGCGCGCGAGGAAGGTTCGAACGGGTTCAGGTTTTTCGCCGGACTGTACGTCGAGCTGTTCCGCAACACGCCGTTCATCGTTCAGCTGTTCTTCATCTTCTTCGGGCTGCCCAGCGTCGGTATTCATATCGACGAAACGAGCGCCGCCATCATCGCCATGAGTCTCAACCTCGGCGCATACGCGACCGAGATCATTCGCGCAGGCATGCGTGCCGTACCGCGCGGGCTGTCCGAAGCCGGTCTCTCGCTTGCCATGACGCGCGGACAAATCCTGCGTCACGTGATCCTGCCGCAAGCGTTCGCCAAGGTGTTCCCCGCGCTCGCCAGTCAGATCGTCATCGTGATGCTCGGTTCGGCCGTCGTGTCGCAAATCTCCGTCCCCGATCTGTCGTATGCGGCCAACTTCGTGCAGTCGCGCACATTCCGCGCCTTCGAGAGTTACCTGATCGTCACCGCGCTCTATCTGGTGCTCGCCATCGCGCTTCGTCGTGTACTGATGCGCGCCGCACGACGACTGTTTCGCGGCATGGTCAAGGGAGGCGCGCGATGA
- a CDS encoding urease subunit beta — MIPGELLPAAGDITLNEGRETVSVTVANTGDRPIQIGSHFHFYEVNDALQFDREAARGFRLNIAAGTAVRFEPGQQRTVELVALAGDRRVYGFAGRVMGAL; from the coding sequence ATGATTCCCGGAGAACTGCTCCCCGCCGCTGGTGACATCACGCTCAATGAGGGGCGTGAGACCGTCAGCGTGACCGTGGCCAACACCGGCGACCGTCCGATCCAGATCGGCTCGCACTTCCACTTCTATGAAGTCAACGACGCCCTGCAATTCGATCGCGAAGCGGCGCGCGGCTTTCGGCTGAACATCGCCGCGGGGACCGCCGTTCGCTTCGAACCGGGGCAACAACGCACGGTAGAACTCGTCGCGCTGGCGGGTGACCGCCGCGTTTATGGTTTCGCGGGTCGCGTCATGGGGGCGCTATGA
- a CDS encoding urease subunit gamma, whose translation MKLTPREKDKLLIFTAALLAERRRARGLKLNYPEAVAFISAALMEGARDGRTVADLMHYGTTLLTRDDVMEGVPEMIPDIQVEATFPDGTKLVTVHHPIP comes from the coding sequence ATGAAGCTCACCCCCCGCGAAAAAGACAAGCTGCTCATTTTCACCGCCGCCCTGCTGGCCGAGCGTCGGCGCGCGCGCGGCCTGAAGCTGAACTATCCGGAAGCCGTGGCGTTCATCAGCGCCGCACTGATGGAGGGCGCGCGCGACGGACGCACCGTCGCCGACCTGATGCATTACGGCACGACGCTGCTCACGCGTGACGACGTCATGGAAGGCGTGCCCGAAATGATTCCCGACATTCAGGTCGAAGCTACGTTTCCCGACGGCACCAAGCTCGTCACCGTGCATCACCCGATTCCATGA
- the urtE gene encoding urea ABC transporter ATP-binding subunit UrtE produces MLEIHALNQFYSGSHILRNVEFTVPDAQLTVLLGRNGVGKTTLLKCLMGVVPVKSGSIAWRGKTLTSAPSYARVSSGMAYVPQGREIFPRLTVEENLLIGAASRPSREAKRGVPDDIYELFPVLRDMKQRRGGDLSGGQQQQLAIGRALMSDPQLLILDEPTEGIQPSIIKDIGRTLRRLVDERGMTVLLVEQYYDFALELADHYRVMSRGAIVASGLGKNMEADGVRHMVAV; encoded by the coding sequence ATGCTGGAAATTCACGCACTCAATCAGTTCTACAGCGGTAGTCACATCCTGCGCAACGTGGAGTTCACGGTGCCCGACGCACAACTCACCGTGCTGCTGGGACGCAACGGCGTGGGCAAGACGACGCTTCTCAAATGCCTCATGGGTGTGGTGCCGGTGAAGTCGGGCAGCATCGCGTGGCGCGGCAAGACGCTGACGTCGGCCCCGTCCTATGCCCGCGTGTCGAGCGGCATGGCGTACGTGCCGCAAGGTCGCGAGATCTTCCCGCGCCTCACCGTCGAAGAGAACCTGCTGATCGGAGCCGCAAGCCGCCCGTCGCGTGAAGCGAAGCGCGGCGTACCGGACGACATCTACGAGTTGTTCCCCGTGTTGCGCGACATGAAGCAGCGACGCGGCGGCGATCTGTCCGGTGGGCAGCAACAGCAACTCGCCATCGGGCGCGCGCTCATGAGCGACCCGCAACTGCTGATTCTGGACGAACCGACGGAAGGCATTCAACCGTCGATCATCAAGGACATCGGTCGCACGCTGCGACGTCTGGTGGACGAGCGCGGCATGACGGTGTTGCTCGTCGAGCAGTACTACGACTTCGCACTTGAGCTCGCCGACCACTATCGCGTGATGAGCCGCGGCGCCATCGTCGCAAGCGGACTGGGCAAGAACATGGAAGCCGACGGCGTACGGCACATGGTGGCGGTGTGA
- a CDS encoding DUF1059 domain-containing protein — translation MARKFIDCREFPSEMNCSVALCADSENELLEAAVQHAVTVHKHADSAELRSLLTSLFHDGTPPVESPRKV, via the coding sequence ATGGCTCGCAAATTCATCGATTGCCGGGAATTCCCCAGCGAAATGAACTGTTCGGTAGCGCTTTGCGCAGACTCCGAAAACGAGTTGCTGGAGGCGGCCGTGCAGCACGCGGTCACGGTCCACAAGCACGCCGACTCGGCGGAACTGCGTTCGCTTCTGACATCCCTTTTTCATGACGGCACGCCGCCCGTAGAGTCGCCGCGCAAAGTCTGA
- a CDS encoding amino acid ABC transporter ATP-binding protein → MSLIKVRGMQKRFGENPVLRGIDMDVERGQVVSIIGKSGSGKSTLLRTLNGLERFDAGSVDVDGVLVGARDTDLRALRLKVGMVFQQYNLFPHLTAGENVMLAQKVVKKTAKHEAREVARTMLAKVGLADKFDSYPSQLSGGQQQRVAIARSLAMHPSVLLCDEITSALDPELVAEVLKVLEDLAAEGMTLILVTHEMRFARHVSDRVVFMHQGKIWESGDPEQLFTQPATPELQRFIAQ, encoded by the coding sequence ATGTCGCTAATTAAGGTCCGGGGCATGCAAAAGCGCTTCGGCGAGAACCCCGTGCTGCGTGGCATCGACATGGATGTCGAGCGCGGTCAGGTCGTGTCGATCATCGGCAAGAGCGGCTCGGGCAAGAGCACACTGCTGCGCACACTCAACGGTCTTGAGCGGTTCGATGCGGGTAGCGTGGACGTGGACGGCGTGCTGGTCGGTGCACGCGACACCGATCTTCGCGCGCTGCGTCTGAAGGTCGGCATGGTATTCCAGCAGTACAACCTGTTTCCGCATCTGACGGCGGGCGAAAACGTGATGCTCGCGCAGAAGGTCGTCAAGAAGACTGCGAAGCACGAGGCCCGCGAAGTCGCCCGCACGATGCTCGCCAAAGTGGGGCTGGCCGACAAGTTCGACAGCTACCCGTCGCAACTCTCGGGCGGTCAGCAGCAACGCGTGGCGATTGCCCGTTCACTTGCGATGCATCCTTCGGTGCTACTGTGCGACGAGATCACCTCGGCGCTCGATCCCGAACTCGTCGCGGAAGTGCTCAAGGTGCTGGAAGACCTCGCCGCCGAAGGCATGACGCTGATTCTCGTCACGCACGAGATGCGCTTTGCACGTCATGTATCGGATCGCGTGGTGTTCATGCATCAGGGGAAGATCTGGGAGTCCGGCGATCCGGAACAGCTCTTCACGCAACCCGCAACGCCGGAATTGCAGCGGTTCATCGCACAATGA
- the urtD gene encoding urea ABC transporter ATP-binding protein UrtD, with product MRPDYDISWQQADAPQASVSVSGDATGMSHLVVPGEIDTSHGLILYLENICVSFDGFRALNDLSLSIKTDELRCIIGPNGAGKTTMMDVITGKTRPDSGRAFLGQTLDLTRLDEPAIAQAGVGRKFQKPTVFEHHSVWENLELACAGDKRWFHALWAVLTPTIKRRVEEVLALTHLEHQAHVRAGQLSHGQKQRLEIGMLLMQQPQLLLLDEPAAGMTDEETAQLAELLNRLRGHCSMMVVEHDMAFVAALAGESGLVTVMAEGRVLAEGTLDAVQRDERVIESYLGR from the coding sequence ATGAGACCCGACTACGACATCAGTTGGCAGCAGGCCGATGCGCCGCAGGCTTCCGTTTCGGTCAGCGGCGACGCGACGGGCATGTCGCACCTCGTGGTGCCCGGTGAAATCGACACGTCGCACGGTCTCATCCTGTATCTGGAGAACATCTGCGTTTCGTTCGACGGCTTTCGCGCGTTGAACGATCTGTCGCTGTCGATCAAGACGGACGAACTGCGCTGCATCATCGGCCCCAATGGCGCAGGTAAAACGACGATGATGGACGTGATCACCGGCAAAACGCGCCCCGACTCGGGACGCGCCTTCCTAGGTCAGACACTCGACCTCACGCGTCTGGACGAACCGGCCATCGCGCAGGCGGGGGTCGGGCGCAAGTTCCAGAAGCCGACGGTGTTCGAGCATCACAGCGTCTGGGAAAATCTCGAACTCGCGTGCGCGGGGGACAAGCGCTGGTTCCACGCGCTTTGGGCCGTGCTGACGCCGACCATCAAACGGCGCGTCGAGGAAGTGCTGGCGCTCACGCATCTGGAGCATCAGGCGCATGTGCGCGCGGGTCAGTTGTCGCACGGTCAGAAGCAGCGACTCGAGATCGGGATGTTGCTGATGCAGCAGCCGCAGTTACTGTTACTGGATGAGCCCGCCGCTGGCATGACCGACGAAGAGACGGCCCAACTGGCCGAGTTGCTCAACCGTCTGCGCGGACATTGCTCGATGATGGTGGTCGAGCACGATATGGCATTCGTCGCCGCGCTCGCGGGGGAGTCCGGTCTCGTCACCGTGATGGCCGAAGGCCGGGTACTCGCCGAAGGCACGCTCGACGCCGTGCAACGCGACGAACGCGTGATCGAATCGTATCTGGGACGCTGA
- the urtC gene encoding urea ABC transporter permease subunit UrtC, translating to MQTSNFLPDGVAPTVPLDVPARARLLPKHVAPVLLAFVLAVMVIVPVCALVLPATHPLHLSAYAMTLVGKIMCYAIAALALDLVWGYCGILSLGHGLFFALGGYAMGMYLMRGIGRDGVYHSDLPDFMVFLDWKELPWYWTGTEHFAWAMFLVVALPGVVAWLFGYLAFRSRVKGVYLSIITQALTFAAMLLFYRNETGFGGNNGFTDFKRILGYSITSANTRTVLFLVTFAVLVGAFLLCRALVVSKFGRVVTAIRDGESRAMFLGYRPLSYKLFVWTLSAMLCGIAGALYVPQVGIINPSEMAPVNSIEMAIWVAIGGRGSLVGAIAGAFIVNGAKSFFTAYFAEYWLFFLGAMFVLVPLLLPQGVMGLVTQLTRKRERHAPVAAEGDVPHSVSGDRA from the coding sequence ATGCAGACGTCGAACTTTCTACCTGACGGCGTCGCCCCGACGGTGCCACTGGACGTGCCCGCGCGTGCACGCCTGCTACCGAAACACGTCGCCCCGGTGCTGCTGGCATTCGTGCTGGCGGTGATGGTGATCGTCCCGGTGTGTGCGCTGGTACTGCCCGCTACACATCCGTTGCATCTGTCGGCATATGCCATGACGCTCGTCGGCAAGATCATGTGCTACGCGATTGCCGCACTGGCGCTCGATCTCGTGTGGGGGTACTGCGGCATTCTGAGCCTCGGGCACGGTCTGTTCTTCGCGCTCGGCGGCTATGCAATGGGGATGTATCTCATGCGCGGCATCGGGCGTGACGGCGTGTATCACAGCGATCTGCCCGACTTCATGGTGTTCCTCGACTGGAAGGAACTGCCGTGGTACTGGACCGGCACCGAGCACTTCGCCTGGGCGATGTTCCTCGTCGTGGCGCTGCCGGGCGTGGTCGCGTGGCTCTTCGGGTATCTGGCGTTCCGCTCGCGCGTGAAGGGCGTTTATCTGTCGATCATCACGCAAGCGCTGACGTTCGCCGCCATGCTGCTGTTCTATCGCAACGAGACCGGCTTCGGTGGCAACAACGGCTTCACCGACTTCAAGCGCATTCTGGGCTACTCGATCACCTCGGCGAACACGCGCACGGTGCTGTTTCTGGTGACGTTCGCCGTGCTGGTCGGCGCGTTCCTGCTGTGCCGCGCACTGGTGGTCTCGAAGTTCGGACGCGTCGTCACCGCCATTCGCGACGGGGAGTCCCGCGCCATGTTCCTCGGCTATCGACCGCTCAGCTACAAGCTGTTCGTCTGGACGCTGTCGGCCATGCTGTGCGGCATCGCCGGTGCGCTCTATGTGCCGCAGGTCGGTATCATCAACCCCAGCGAAATGGCCCCGGTCAACTCCATCGAAATGGCGATCTGGGTCGCCATCGGCGGACGCGGCTCACTCGTCGGTGCGATTGCCGGTGCGTTCATCGTCAACGGTGCGAAGAGCTTCTTTACCGCCTACTTCGCTGAATATTGGCTGTTCTTCCTCGGCGCGATGTTCGTGCTGGTGCCACTGCTGCTGCCGCAAGGCGTGATGGGTCTGGTCACGCAACTCACGCGCAAGCGCGAGCGCCACGCCCCCGTCGCTGCGGAAGGCGACGTGCCCCATTCCGTTTCCGGAGACCGCGCATGA